A window from Sphingobacterium hotanense encodes these proteins:
- the asnB gene encoding asparagine synthase B: MCGIVGAFDLKQSAEGLRPQVLEMSKRIRHRGPDWSGIFSSDRAILAHERLAIVDPKSGSQPLFSPDGQVVLAVNGEIYNHQDLRNSLPNYQFSTQSDSEVVLALYLEKGPSFVEELNGIFGFALYDGRDDSFFFARDHMGIIPLYYGKDEFGQLFVASELKSLEGFCVEIDQFPPGHYLYSKEGLTPQRWYSRDWESYDTVKDAATDIAVLRKGLEDAVHRQLMSDVPYGVLLSGGLDSSVIAAVTKKFASKRIESQDQEDAWYPQLHSFAVGLVGSPDLIAAQKAADHIGTIHHEVNFTIQEGLDAIRDVIYHLETYDVTTIRASTPMYLLARVIKSMGIKMVLSGEGSDELFGGYLYFHKAPNAQEFHEETVRKLKKLYLYDCLRANKSLAAWGVEGRVPFLDKEFMDIAMSINPEDKMIKDGRMEKWVVRKAFEDYLPESIAWRQKEQFSDGVGYSWIDTLKEQAERLVSDTDFETAASRFPINTPKNKEEYLYRSIFESHFPSDAAAKTVPSVKSVACSTPEALLWDASFQNLNDPSGRAVASVHNESYEKVSVLDIRH; encoded by the coding sequence ATGTGTGGAATCGTAGGTGCATTTGATTTGAAACAGTCCGCTGAGGGTTTAAGGCCTCAGGTATTAGAGATGTCGAAAAGAATTCGTCATAGAGGACCGGATTGGTCAGGAATCTTTAGTTCTGACCGTGCTATTTTAGCTCATGAGCGATTAGCGATTGTTGACCCTAAGTCGGGAAGTCAGCCTTTGTTCAGCCCTGATGGACAAGTTGTATTAGCTGTAAATGGAGAGATCTATAACCACCAAGACCTACGAAATTCTCTACCAAATTATCAGTTTTCAACGCAGTCTGATTCAGAAGTTGTATTGGCATTATACTTGGAAAAAGGTCCTTCTTTTGTCGAGGAATTAAACGGAATCTTTGGGTTCGCTTTATATGATGGACGTGACGATTCTTTCTTCTTCGCCCGTGACCACATGGGAATCATCCCACTATATTACGGTAAAGATGAGTTCGGACAGCTTTTTGTTGCATCTGAACTGAAATCTCTGGAAGGTTTTTGTGTAGAAATAGATCAGTTTCCTCCAGGACATTATCTATACAGCAAGGAGGGCTTAACACCACAACGTTGGTACAGCCGTGATTGGGAATCCTATGATACAGTGAAGGATGCAGCAACGGACATTGCAGTATTGAGAAAGGGACTGGAAGATGCGGTGCATCGTCAGCTTATGTCGGATGTTCCCTATGGTGTGCTATTATCGGGAGGATTAGATTCCTCAGTCATTGCAGCTGTAACCAAGAAATTTGCATCGAAACGTATTGAGAGCCAAGATCAGGAAGATGCATGGTATCCACAATTGCATTCCTTCGCTGTGGGATTGGTAGGCTCACCGGATCTTATCGCCGCACAAAAGGCAGCAGACCATATCGGCACTATCCACCATGAGGTGAACTTCACCATACAGGAGGGATTGGATGCCATTCGAGATGTAATCTACCATCTGGAAACCTATGATGTGACTACCATTCGCGCTTCGACGCCCATGTATCTTCTGGCCCGCGTAATCAAGTCTATGGGTATTAAGATGGTATTGTCGGGAGAAGGGTCGGATGAGTTATTCGGTGGTTACCTGTATTTCCATAAGGCACCAAACGCACAAGAGTTTCATGAGGAAACGGTTCGCAAGCTGAAAAAGCTGTATCTATACGATTGTCTACGTGCTAACAAATCACTCGCCGCTTGGGGAGTTGAAGGAAGGGTGCCGTTTTTGGACAAGGAGTTTATGGATATCGCGATGAGCATCAACCCGGAAGATAAGATGATTAAAGATGGACGTATGGAGAAATGGGTAGTCCGTAAGGCATTCGAGGATTATCTGCCAGAGAGCATCGCTTGGCGCCAGAAGGAGCAGTTTTCAGATGGAGTAGGCTATTCGTGGATCGACACGCTGAAAGAACAAGCCGAACGCTTAGTGAGCGACACAGACTTCGAAACAGCGGCAAGCCGTTTCCCTATCAATACACCGAAAAATAAAGAGGAATATCTATACCGCAGTATCTTTGAATCACACTTCCCTTCGGATGCAGCAGCGAAGACCGTGCCTTCCGTTAAATCAGTGGCATGCAGCACGCCCGAGGCTTTATTATGGGACGCTTCATTCCAGAACTTAAATGACCCGTCGGGTAGAGCAGTAGCATCAGTGCATAATGAGAGTTATGAGAAAGTTTCTGTTTTAGATATTAGACATTAG
- a CDS encoding deoxyribodipyrimidine photo-lyase, whose amino-acid sequence MGKKVVLVWFRNDLRLHDNEVLVEAINKSDLIIPVYCFDPRYFKTNKFAQKNTGILRASFLLESVSHLKEKLQGMQSDLMTFIGYPEEILPQLCAKYEVDEVYHHREVAYRETMVSELVEAALWDNKINLKHFIGHTLYHKEDLPFPIKDIPNKFNIFRKKIERESMVRKPLAAPSSIASPQHLEATEIPSLASLGFSEDEIQSLQGRSFDGGEEKAIEKLTNLLDPNFTDCRNFTYISHYIAVGALSPMFVYDEMTRSSLSQNKKRYERLLTALLWRDYFRFMLKKYPNIFFKPNGLQEDKHFSEELDSEAIRKWMSGTTGEEVIDETMAQLLRNGNLTYLNRRLLASYYIQEISSNWLLGASFFEEHLLDYNPASNYGYWSHVAGVGTSDKENVSSNWQELAKKLETQKA is encoded by the coding sequence ATGGGTAAGAAAGTTGTATTAGTTTGGTTCAGGAATGATTTACGTTTGCATGATAACGAAGTTTTAGTGGAGGCGATAAATAAATCCGACCTGATTATTCCCGTTTATTGTTTTGATCCACGCTATTTTAAAACGAACAAATTCGCGCAGAAGAATACCGGTATCCTACGCGCATCCTTCCTCTTAGAATCGGTCTCTCATTTAAAAGAGAAACTCCAAGGGATGCAGAGCGACTTGATGACTTTCATTGGCTATCCTGAAGAAATTCTGCCGCAGCTATGTGCAAAGTACGAAGTCGATGAGGTTTATCATCACCGCGAAGTAGCCTACCGAGAGACGATGGTCTCGGAGCTCGTGGAAGCGGCACTCTGGGACAATAAAATCAATCTTAAGCATTTTATCGGTCACACGCTATACCATAAAGAAGATCTCCCCTTTCCTATCAAGGACATCCCCAACAAATTCAACATTTTCAGAAAAAAAATAGAACGCGAGAGCATGGTTCGCAAACCGTTAGCAGCGCCCTCATCGATTGCGAGTCCGCAGCATTTGGAGGCAACGGAGATTCCGAGCCTGGCGAGCTTAGGTTTTTCGGAGGATGAAATACAAAGTCTACAAGGCCGATCATTTGATGGCGGCGAGGAAAAAGCGATCGAAAAGCTAACAAACTTGCTAGACCCGAACTTCACTGATTGCCGAAACTTCACCTATATTTCGCATTATATTGCGGTTGGTGCTTTGTCCCCGATGTTCGTGTACGATGAGATGACCCGATCGAGTCTCAGCCAAAATAAAAAACGCTACGAACGTTTACTTACGGCCTTGCTGTGGAGAGACTATTTCCGCTTTATGCTGAAGAAGTATCCGAATATCTTTTTTAAGCCTAATGGGTTGCAAGAGGATAAGCATTTTTCGGAAGAGCTGGATTCTGAAGCTATCCGCAAGTGGATGAGCGGAACGACAGGAGAAGAAGTGATTGACGAGACGATGGCACAGCTATTACGGAACGGCAACCTGACTTATTTGAACCGTCGATTATTGGCGAGTTACTACATACAAGAAATCAGTAGCAACTGGTTGTTGGGAGCATCCTTTTTTGAGGAGCATTTGCTGGACTATAATCCAGCTTCAAATTATGGATATTGGTCGCACGTAGCCGGAGTAGGAACAAGCGATAAAGAGAACGTTTCGAGCAACTGGCAGGAGCTCGCAAAAAAACTAGAAACACAGAAAGCATAA
- a CDS encoding Lrp/AsnC family transcriptional regulator — protein MNSINKLDEFDVNILKILERDGRIAYSAIATELGVSNTMVHQRINRLTEQGILEGVRPVLNEKALGYDWGAFTGISLEKDGDSKRVIEELQKIPEVTECYYITGNYTLYIKIIAKNHEHMRQLLYEKIDNIPGIAKTDSIIELGCAFKRNVIL, from the coding sequence ATGAATAGCATAAATAAACTAGACGAGTTTGATGTAAATATCCTAAAGATTCTTGAGCGGGATGGTCGAATAGCCTATTCTGCAATCGCGACTGAATTGGGCGTTTCGAATACCATGGTTCATCAAAGAATCAACAGATTGACTGAGCAGGGGATTTTGGAAGGGGTAAGACCTGTGCTGAATGAGAAGGCGTTAGGCTATGATTGGGGCGCTTTTACAGGGATAAGTTTGGAAAAAGATGGCGACTCGAAGCGGGTTATTGAAGAGTTACAAAAGATTCCGGAGGTTACCGAGTGTTATTACATCACCGGTAATTACACGCTATACATCAAGATCATAGCTAAGAATCATGAGCATATGCGGCAGTTGCTCTATGAAAAAATAGATAATATACCAGGGATAGCAAAGACAGACTCAATTATAGAATTAGGATGCGCCTTTAAGCGCAATGTTATTCTCTAG
- the rocD gene encoding ornithine--oxo-acid transaminase, with protein sequence MNISSKNLNAQHFIDLEEKYGAHNYHPLPVVLEKGEGVFVWDVEGKRYYDFLSAYSAVNQGHCHPRIINALKSQAEKLTLTSRAFYNNKLGELEEFLCNLFGFDKALMMNSGVEAVETAMKLCRKWAYQVKGLPENSAKIVFAKDNFHGRTLSVISASNDSTATTNFGPFLEGIVQVPYNDIKAFESLLKSDPHIAGFIVEPIQGEAGIIVPSEDYLQQVRALCSQYNVLFIADEIQTGIARTGSMLASYDINDKDSKSKPDVIILGKALSGGVLPVSAVLANDEVMLTIKPGEHGSTYGGNPLACAVALEAVKTVIDEDLANRAEEMGKLFRAGLTDIATRCKLITTVRGKGLLTAIVIDAAEDDDTAWNICLAFKENGLLAKPTHGNKIRLAPPLVITKEQIEECLHIIEKSLVNFAS encoded by the coding sequence ATGAATATCTCTAGTAAAAATCTCAACGCTCAGCACTTTATTGACTTAGAAGAAAAATATGGAGCACATAACTATCATCCTCTGCCCGTTGTATTAGAAAAAGGTGAAGGCGTATTTGTGTGGGATGTTGAAGGCAAAAGATATTATGACTTCCTTTCAGCATACTCAGCGGTCAATCAAGGACATTGCCATCCACGCATTATCAATGCGCTAAAATCGCAAGCAGAAAAACTAACACTTACCTCTCGTGCATTCTACAACAATAAGCTCGGCGAGTTGGAAGAGTTCCTATGCAATCTATTCGGATTTGACAAGGCATTGATGATGAACTCAGGTGTGGAAGCGGTGGAGACTGCGATGAAGCTATGTAGAAAATGGGCATACCAAGTGAAGGGTCTTCCGGAAAACAGTGCGAAGATAGTATTTGCTAAAGATAATTTCCATGGCAGAACATTATCTGTAATCTCCGCTTCAAACGACAGCACGGCGACTACGAACTTTGGCCCTTTCCTAGAGGGTATTGTTCAGGTGCCATACAACGATATCAAAGCTTTCGAAAGCTTGCTAAAATCTGACCCACATATCGCGGGTTTTATTGTAGAACCTATACAAGGCGAGGCTGGCATCATCGTACCTAGCGAGGACTACCTACAGCAAGTAAGAGCGTTGTGTTCACAATATAATGTTCTATTCATCGCAGATGAAATCCAAACCGGAATAGCACGTACCGGAAGCATGCTTGCCTCATACGATATAAACGATAAGGATTCAAAGAGTAAACCAGATGTCATTATCCTGGGCAAAGCTTTGTCCGGAGGTGTGCTGCCTGTGTCTGCGGTGTTAGCAAATGATGAAGTGATGTTGACCATCAAACCTGGAGAACATGGATCTACTTATGGAGGTAACCCGCTTGCCTGTGCGGTAGCATTGGAAGCTGTTAAAACGGTTATCGATGAAGACCTTGCCAATCGTGCCGAAGAAATGGGCAAACTTTTCAGAGCAGGCTTGACCGATATCGCAACACGCTGCAAACTCATCACTACCGTACGCGGAAAAGGATTGCTAACAGCTATCGTGATAGATGCAGCTGAAGATGATGATACCGCTTGGAACATCTGCTTAGCCTTTAAAGAAAACGGACTATTGGCGAAACCTACGCATGGTAATAAAATACGCTTAGCTCCCCCTTTGGTCATTACAAAAGAACAAATCGAGGAATGTCTTCACATTATCGAAAAGTCTTTAGTTAACTTTGCATCATAA
- a CDS encoding Rossmann-fold NAD(P)-binding domain-containing protein: protein MSNLHKEDFQVHGIVRDVDLFRARSTEELTGTLNKVDLLRKGKEFDEFKLHTNADLAIYITHVPDLGEMVNLNLEVITLSNFIELARRNGCNRIIYIARLMDKPFIHTIRSVLDSCGIAYTIVLKNLAIGKGSVLDRYMRQVLNSKYLPYDSALAKLKFSPISALDLLRWIYNVDWNKNFINEVIEIGGPNTLTVQEMFRLYRKNLFPNSPVKSIKLPHSIMSIFYKKFYHINSEDLVEFKRLMKREYPIDNSHWKQIILFSFTPLDQVISGG from the coding sequence ATGAGTAATTTACATAAAGAGGATTTTCAAGTACATGGGATCGTGCGCGACGTGGATTTATTCCGCGCCAGATCAACAGAAGAACTAACAGGAACCTTAAATAAAGTAGATCTCTTAAGAAAAGGGAAGGAATTCGACGAATTTAAATTGCATACGAACGCCGATTTGGCGATCTATATTACCCATGTCCCTGATTTAGGAGAAATGGTCAATCTAAATCTGGAGGTTATTACCCTAAGTAATTTTATTGAATTAGCGCGCCGCAACGGGTGCAACCGAATCATATACATAGCGCGTTTGATGGATAAGCCTTTTATTCATACCATAAGGTCGGTATTGGATTCTTGCGGTATTGCTTATACCATTGTGCTCAAAAATCTCGCTATTGGCAAAGGAAGCGTGCTCGATCGCTACATGCGCCAAGTGTTGAATAGCAAGTATTTACCCTATGATTCTGCCCTTGCGAAGTTGAAATTTAGCCCTATTTCGGCATTAGATCTGTTGCGGTGGATCTATAATGTCGATTGGAATAAAAACTTCATCAATGAAGTAATAGAAATCGGCGGACCCAATACGCTGACTGTTCAGGAAATGTTCCGCTTATATCGGAAGAATCTGTTCCCGAATTCGCCTGTGAAGAGCATCAAGCTCCCGCATTCTATCATGAGCATTTTCTACAAGAAGTTTTACCATATCAACTCAGAAGATCTCGTCGAATTTAAACGCCTGATGAAACGGGAATATCCAATTGATAACTCCCATTGGAAACAAATTATCCTATTTTCTTTCACACCCCTCGACCAGGTAATTAGTGGCGGTTAA
- a CDS encoding UbiD family decarboxylase, with product MGYKSLHECVIDLENNGHLIRIKEEVDPYLEMAAIHMRVYDAQGPAIYFENIKGSKFPAVSNLFGTLERSKFMFRDSLEHVKRLVDVKMNPMSVLKNPFRYAGSSMVALGALPWKKKSNAPILYGRTSIAELPQIVNWPMDGGPFVTMPQVYTEDVTKPGIMNANLGMYRIQLAGNDYIQNEEIGLHYQLHRGIGVHQTKANQLGKPLKVSIFVGGPPSHPLSAVMPLPEGLSEMIFAGTLGNRRFRYFYDDEGFCISADADFVITGTVYPNENKPEGPFGDHIGYYSLVHDFPLMKVHKVYHKKDPIWSFTVVGRPPQEDTSFGALIHEITGNAIPQQIAGLHAVHAVDPAGVHPLLFAIGSERYTPYQKVERPQEVLTIANQILGTNQLSLAKFLFISAFEDNPKLDIHDIEGFFTHIFERIDLTRDLHFLTNTTIDTLDYTGDGLNAGSKVTFAAVGDKKRELARSLPAGFDLPRPFQHAKLALPGIVVVDGKAFSTYAEEAKVLEEWTHAAKAADWTGIQCIVLADDAGFVAENVNNFVWTTFTRSNPSHDIYGIDSFTEYKHWGCRGPVIIDARAKPHHAPDLIKDPAVERRVDQLGTKGGSLHGII from the coding sequence ATGGGATATAAAAGCTTACACGAATGTGTAATTGATCTTGAAAACAACGGGCATTTAATCAGAATAAAAGAGGAGGTAGACCCCTACCTAGAAATGGCCGCCATCCACATGCGTGTTTATGATGCGCAAGGACCTGCAATATATTTCGAAAACATCAAAGGATCTAAGTTTCCGGCAGTTTCCAACCTGTTCGGCACGCTTGAACGGTCGAAGTTCATGTTCAGAGACTCCTTGGAACACGTCAAACGCTTGGTCGATGTTAAGATGAACCCCATGTCGGTGTTGAAAAATCCATTTCGATATGCCGGCTCTTCTATGGTTGCCTTAGGAGCCTTGCCATGGAAGAAAAAATCTAATGCTCCGATTCTTTACGGTCGCACGAGCATCGCCGAATTGCCGCAGATTGTCAATTGGCCGATGGACGGTGGCCCTTTCGTAACCATGCCACAAGTATATACAGAGGACGTTACGAAGCCCGGTATCATGAATGCCAATTTAGGGATGTACAGAATTCAGTTGGCAGGCAACGATTATATCCAAAACGAAGAAATTGGATTGCACTATCAATTGCACCGAGGCATTGGTGTACACCAAACCAAAGCAAATCAGTTAGGCAAGCCATTGAAAGTCAGCATATTCGTCGGAGGACCTCCCTCGCACCCACTATCTGCCGTGATGCCCTTGCCGGAAGGTTTATCGGAGATGATATTTGCAGGAACTTTGGGTAACCGCCGCTTTCGGTATTTCTATGATGATGAGGGATTTTGCATTTCTGCAGATGCCGACTTCGTGATTACTGGTACGGTGTATCCGAACGAAAATAAACCGGAAGGACCATTTGGCGATCATATCGGTTACTACTCCTTAGTGCATGATTTTCCGTTGATGAAAGTGCATAAGGTTTACCACAAGAAAGATCCAATCTGGTCTTTCACGGTCGTTGGCCGTCCGCCACAGGAGGATACTAGCTTTGGTGCGCTCATCCATGAAATAACAGGAAATGCTATCCCGCAACAAATTGCGGGTTTACATGCCGTACATGCCGTCGATCCTGCAGGCGTTCACCCCTTGCTTTTTGCGATAGGAAGCGAACGCTACACCCCATACCAAAAGGTGGAAAGACCGCAGGAGGTATTGACAATCGCTAACCAAATTTTGGGAACAAACCAACTTAGCTTAGCGAAGTTCTTGTTCATTTCCGCTTTTGAAGATAACCCAAAACTTGATATCCATGACATCGAAGGTTTCTTTACCCATATTTTCGAACGTATCGATTTAACGCGCGATCTACACTTCCTAACCAATACCACCATTGATACTTTGGATTATACAGGCGATGGATTAAATGCAGGATCGAAAGTGACTTTTGCTGCGGTAGGCGATAAAAAGCGCGAACTTGCTCGTTCCTTGCCTGCAGGTTTTGATCTTCCACGCCCTTTCCAACATGCTAAACTTGCATTGCCGGGAATCGTTGTCGTGGATGGAAAGGCATTCAGTACTTACGCAGAAGAGGCGAAAGTGTTAGAAGAATGGACCCATGCAGCGAAAGCTGCGGATTGGACCGGTATTCAATGTATAGTTCTTGCTGATGATGCTGGCTTTGTCGCCGAGAATGTAAACAACTTCGTCTGGACGACTTTCACAAGAAGCAATCCGTCGCATGATATCTATGGAATCGATAGCTTTACCGAATACAAACATTGGGGATGCCGTGGTCCGGTTATTATCGACGCCAGAGCGAAACCTCATCACGCACCAGATCTTATAAAAGATCCTGCTGTAGAACGTCGTGTCGATCAGTTAGGTACTAAAGGTGGTTCGCTGCACGGAATTATCTAA
- a CDS encoding arginase: protein MERPIELIKNRSDIGAGTRGADLGIDAMEIAAINKGSFFFKKHPFIDVPTRNESVYEIEGNTCAKHIKQIYQQCKDLCSIVENSLMKANFPLVFSGDHSSAIGTVAGIRAKFPNKKLGIIWIDAHADIHSPYTTPSGNMHGMPIAAILGIDNTSAQKNDINPETQAYWNKLKAMSDHGTRVEKEHIVYFGVRDTEIEEDQLIEKLGIKNYKVDEVRRKGIPACIAECQERLADCDILYVSFDVDSMDSDLVSEGTGTPVPKGFLPSEVQEIIIDLMKDERVKCFEIVEVNPLLDKQGNKMAEIAFEILEKTFGV from the coding sequence ATGGAAAGACCAATTGAACTGATCAAGAACAGGTCGGATATCGGTGCTGGCACACGCGGTGCCGACTTGGGGATTGATGCAATGGAAATTGCAGCAATCAATAAGGGGAGCTTCTTTTTCAAAAAACATCCATTTATCGACGTGCCGACCCGAAACGAATCGGTTTACGAAATCGAAGGGAACACCTGCGCAAAGCACATCAAACAGATTTACCAGCAGTGTAAAGATCTGTGTTCTATCGTCGAGAATAGCCTGATGAAGGCAAACTTCCCACTTGTTTTCTCGGGAGACCATTCCTCAGCTATTGGAACAGTAGCCGGTATTCGTGCGAAATTCCCAAACAAGAAATTAGGGATTATATGGATCGACGCACATGCGGATATACATTCGCCATATACCACCCCATCAGGAAATATGCATGGGATGCCAATTGCGGCGATCCTAGGTATCGATAATACCTCTGCACAAAAAAACGACATCAATCCGGAAACGCAGGCCTATTGGAATAAACTGAAAGCGATGAGCGACCACGGCACGCGGGTCGAAAAAGAACATATTGTTTATTTCGGTGTGCGTGATACAGAGATCGAGGAAGACCAACTCATTGAAAAACTAGGCATCAAAAACTATAAAGTAGATGAGGTCAGAAGAAAAGGAATACCTGCTTGCATCGCAGAATGCCAAGAAAGACTAGCCGACTGCGACATTCTTTACGTTTCCTTCGACGTCGATAGCATGGACAGCGATCTAGTATCCGAAGGTACAGGCACGCCGGTACCAAAAGGCTTTCTCCCTAGCGAGGTCCAAGAGATTATTATCGACCTGATGAAGGATGAACGCGTAAAGTGTTTTGAAATTGTCGAGGTCAACCCTCTACTGGATAAACAAGGAAATAAGATGGCCGAAATAGCTTTCGAGATTTTAGAAAAAACCTTTGGGGTTTAG